One genomic window of bacterium includes the following:
- a CDS encoding cobalamin B12-binding domain-containing protein: MTATAVRPVRIIVAKVGLDGHDRGVKVVARALRDAGYEVIYTGLRQTPEMVVDAALQEDAQVIGLSIHSGAHMTLFPAVVKELKRRKAGDVVVFGGGIIPDDDIAALKKLGVERLFTPGTPLQEIVDWLRQRFPDAS, encoded by the coding sequence ATGACGGCCACGGCGGTACGGCCCGTCCGGATCATCGTCGCCAAAGTCGGTCTCGACGGCCACGATCGCGGCGTCAAGGTGGTGGCCAGAGCGCTGCGCGATGCCGGCTATGAGGTGATCTACACCGGCCTGCGGCAGACGCCGGAAATGGTGGTCGACGCCGCGCTCCAGGAGGATGCCCAGGTCATCGGGCTGTCGATCCACTCGGGCGCCCACATGACGCTGTTCCCCGCGGTCGTGAAGGAGCTGAAGCGGCGCAAGGCCGGCGACGTGGTCGTCTTCGGCGGCGGCATCATCCCCGACGACGACATCGCGGCCCTGAAGAAACTGGGTGTGGAGCGGCTCTTCACGCCCGGCACCCCGCTCCAGGAAATCGTCGACTGGCTGAGGCAACGCTTCCCCGACGCGAGCTAA